In Candidatus Methylacidiphilales bacterium, the sequence ATAGGTTTGAATCTGTTTGCGGTGCGCTGCGGATAGCTTCTCGACTGATTTCAGTTCTAGTATGACTTTCTGATTTACAATCAGGTCCGCACGAAAACCTTCGTCGAAGCTTTGGTCTTGATAGCTTATCGGAATGGGAACCTGACGTTGCACGTCCAAGCCTCTTCGGGTTAGTTCATGGGCGAGGACCGCTTCATAGACGGTTTCCAGTAATCCAGGGCCCAGTTGGCGGTGCATCTCGATGGCGGACTCCAAAATGAGGGTGCCGATCTCATTTTCAGAAAGATCTCGCGCGGAGGCGCTGAGGCGCGGAGGTGGGGGAGGAAGATTGGGGTTCATGGGAAGAAAATCAAACCTCTGCGTCCCTGCGTCACTGCGCGAGAAAAGGTTCCCGTTGGTGCGTAGCTGGGTCCATTTTCGGAAAGGACTAGCGCGGAGGCACTGAGTCGCGGAGAGGGAGAAGGAAGGTTGGGGTTCATACGAGAAGAATCAAAACCTCTGCGTCCCTGCGCCTCTGCGCGAGAGGATGTCTTGGTAGAGTTCCAGATGGCGGTCGGCGACCTTCGACCAATCGTAAGTTTCCAAGGCGAGTTTGCGCCCGGCGTTGGCCAGTTGTTCGCGCAGGGCCGTGGAGGCCGCCAGTTCTCCCAATGCGGTGGCAAGGGCGGTGGCATCGCCCTTGGGCACGAGGCGGATGTTTTCGCCGTCGGTGGTGAAGCCGGGGATGCCACCGACGCGGGTGGCGATGACGGGCTTTCCGGCGGCCCAGGCTTCAAGGATGACGATGCCGAAAGGTTCGTGGTCAGTGGGAAGGACGAAGGTTTCGGCGGCGGCGAAGGCCGATGCCAGGCGGGGGTCGCCCGGACTGAATCCGGGGATGATGAGGAGGCGGTCGGCGATGCCCAGTTCCGCCGCAGTCTGGCGGATCTGGTGTTGGTAGTCCTCGACCGTGACCGGACCGATTAGGACGAGGTGGTGGTGGGGATGGTTGCGGGAGAATTCGGCGAAGGCACGCACGAGCAGGAGTTGGTTTTTTTGGAAATCGATGCGGGAGACGCAGAGGAGAAACGGTTTGCCAGCCAGTTGGGGATGGTCGCGGAGGAAGACGTCGGGGGTGGCGGAGGAAAAGGTCGCGGTATCGACGCCGTTGGGGATGTATTCGATCCGTAAATTAGGCCATTTGGCGCGCATGAGCGCGGCTTCGTCGCTGCCCACGCAGATGACGGCAGCGGCGTCGCGCAGTACATGCCGTGAACCGAGGAGAAGGCCGAAGGCCTTGCCCCATTCAGGCTTGCCGGCGAAGGGTTCCCTCATCTTCTCCACTTGTTCGGCCGGGGTGGTGAGGAGTCCGCCGTGGATGGAGACGACGTAGGGGATGCGGCGCAGGCGGGCAGCGGTGCGGGCGATGCCACCGAGGCGGAGTTGGACGTGGGTGTGAATGAGGGAAAGCCCAGGTTGGCGCAAGAGATCGGTCAGGATCCCTGGAGCCAGGGGGCTGCCGCCCTTGAGCTGGAGCCGTTGTTTGTCGTCGGCGGAAAGCCCGAGCCAGGGGAAGAGGTAGCGGTGGCGGTGGATCTGGACGGTGTCGCGGATCTCCACGCCGGGTTGGGAAAGCATGGACGTGCAATGGACCGGGCTGTGGATGCCGCGGGCTTCGTAGGCCCGGGCCAGTTGGTGGACCACGGTTTCAGTGCCACCCCACTTGGCCGTGGTCATGCGGCGCAGGACGTGGGCGACCGACTTCAAGCTGGGCGGGAGGGGTTTCATGGTTGGCTCAACGGGGAAGGACGGCGTCGAGCCGGGTCAGGGCCAGGTCCAGGCGGGCCAGGAGTTGGCTGCGCACGGATTGGGAATGGGCGCTGAAAGTCGCCTTTTGTTCGAGCAGGCGGCGGACCTCGACGAAGAAGGCGTCAAAGTCGCATTCCTCGACTGTCCCGACGGCCTTCAGGCCGAAAGGGGCGAGGAAATTGTCGACCTTCGAGCCACGTGAGATGCCGATAAGCGGGATGTGATAAATCGAGGAAAGGATGAGCAGGTGGAGTCGACTGGCGGCGACGACGTCCAGGTGGCGGGCGATGGCGAGGATTTCATCGGGGTCGCGCCGACCTTCGATGACGGTGGCGCGTTCCGGTTGGCGCAGTTCTTTTTTGAGTCCGGCCATCAATGCCGCATCCGTTAGGGGATTCATGGGAATGAAGATGAGCGACATGCCGAGTTCGGCGGTCAGCCGGTCGAGCAGGGCGATGAGCCGGTCGCGTCCGCGGATCTCGCGCTGGGCGGAAACACAGAAGCCAAAGCGGGGAGCAGGGCCGAAGAGGAGCCGGCGGTTTTCTTCCGTCAGCACGAGCTGGTCATCCGGCTGGGCCTGTTGGAGCAGGGCGGTGTCGGCACCGACGACGATTTCGCGTGCCACTCCGCTGCGTTCGAGTTCGATTTTGCTCTCGGGGTCGCGGACGACCACGAGGTCGCAGCGGGAGAGGGAGTCCCGGATGACGCTGCGGGCGCGGGCTTCGGCCTGTTGTTCCCACCAAGCGGGGCCGTTCCAGGCTCCGAGGGTGAGGCGGGAGGCGAGGGAGAGGAGTTGTTTTTTCCGTCCCGGGCGGAGCCGGTATTTGGCCGGGTTGAGTTCGGTGTTCATGCCGACATTCCAAACCACGTTGGTCTTGCCCGCGGCCTGGGCGATGCGGAGCATTTCCGGAGGGATTTCCGGATAGTCCGATAGGCCGGTGGCCCCGGCCCAGATGAAGGCGTCGTGGGATTCGACTTCGCGCCGCATGGTGGCGCGGGAAAACGGGGGTTCGAAGCCGAAGAGTTCGACGGTTCGAATGCCCAGTCGTTGCGCGGTTTCGGGGTCGTCGGTGCTGGCGGAAATCCGCGCGTGGGGCCGCAGCTTGCGGACGGCGCTAACGACGCATTCGAGGATGGCTTCGTCGCCGACGTTGTTGCGTCCGAAGGGGACGCCGCCGAGGAGGATGGAGGGTGGGTTTGCGTTCATGCGGGGTGGGGAAGGTGGAGGGCGCGGTCGAAGAGGCGAGCGGCTTTGCCCGGGAGGAGGGTCCGGAGTTGGAGCAGGTCGGGCAGGGAAACCAAGCGCAGGAAGCGCAGGGAGGCGAGGAAGAGGCCGATATAGAGGGCGGCCTGGATGAGCAGCGTGGGCAGGGAGGGCTTGGGTTGGGCGAGGTAGATCAAGCCGGCGAGCAGGCTGCAGGGGAGGGCGAGGCGGAGGAGGAACCCGGCTGGGAAGGGGAAGGGTCCGATGATGCGGCGGACATTGGCGATGCGGAGCGGGATGGTGAGGAAGAACGTCAGGGCGACCGCGCCGATAGCCCCGGGGATGCCGAAGCGCGGGATGAGGAGGAGATCGAGGCCCACGTTGAGCAGCACCTGGAGGATCATGAGGTGGAGGGTCTGGCTGGTTTTTTCCCGTGCGGTGATGGCCATGGCCAGCGGCATGGAGATGAGGGGCAGGAGGTGGAGCACGCAGAAGGCCGAGGCCACGGGGCCGGAGGCGGCCATGTCCGCGCCGTAAACCAGTTCGATGCCACGGGGGGCGAAGAAAACCCCGAACGCGGCCAAGGGTACACTCAGGACCATTAGCAGCTTGTACGAGGTGTCGATGAGCGAGGGGAGCGAGGCCGGATCGCGGGTAAAGGCCTGGTTGAAGCCGGCGGCGAGAAGGGTCTGTACGGCCAGAGGGATGAAGGTGATGACCAACATCGGGACGGAGTAACCCAGATCGTAGACCCCGGCGGCGGTGGTGCCGACGAAAAGTCCGAGGAAGAAGACTTCCGTGTACTTGAGCATGAGGGTGCGGAAGGCCTGGTTGAGCAGGACGGGGATGGCCAGACGAAATGTGCGTTCGCGCCCGATACCCTGGGGTGGGGAGCGCCAGTCGAGGGATGAGACGTGGCGAATGAGCCAGCGGGCGGCGAGAAGGGAAGCGGCGAAGATCGAGAGGGCCTGGGCAGCGAGGATGCCCGGGACACCGAAGCCAAGATGCAGGACGGCCAGGGTGAGGGCGAGCCAGACGAGGGTTTGGCCGAGGGAAAGTAGGGCGACTTTTTTGGAGAGAAAGAGGGCGGTGAGGGAGTCGTTGAAATAATCCTTGGCCAGGAGCGCGGGCAGAAGCAGGGCGAACCAGGGGAGAATGGCGGACACGCGCGGGTCGAGGACATGGGTGGTGAACGGGGCGGCGAAGCAAAGGGCCAGACCGATGAGAAGAGCGGCCAGCGCTTGGATGAGGGCGGAGCGGGTGAGGAAGCGCACGAGCCCGGCCTTGTTGCGGTGGTGGGTCAGTTCGGGGATGAAGCGGAGCAGGGCGGCGTTGAGACCGAGAGCGGCGAAAACGAAGAGGTATTCGACGATACTCTTGCCGATGGAGAGGACACCGTAGGCTTCCTTGCCGAGACCGCGGACGGTGAGGATGGAGATGGCGAGGTAGAGGAAAAAGAGGATGAGCTTCGATCCGATCATCCAGGGCGCGCCGGCCACGGCTTCCTCGGAAAAGCTGCCTTCGGGCGCGGCGGTCCGGGCCTTTTTGGGTTCACCGTTGGCGGAGCCTGGGGTCATGTCAGGCGACAAAGGTCGGGCACCTGGGTTTTCTTTTTCCAGTGGTAGACGGTATCCCGTCCGCGCTGGACGGTGATGTCATCGGGTGTTTCCGTATAGAAACCGGAGGCGTGGCGAACGGTGGTGGGAGTGGACCAGGGTTGGGGATCGAAGCGTTCCTTGCTGGCGGGGGCCAGTTGGCAGAAGAAGAGGTAGATCTTGTCCTGCCAGCCGGGGGAGGGCATCCAGTCGCGCCAGTCGGATGTTCCGGTGCCAGAGCCGTGGTGGAGGCGCCCATGACCGAGCGCGGCGCGGAAGGCGCCAGAGGGGGTGGCATGGGAGAGCAGCCATGCCTGTTGGCGGGCCAGATCTTCCGCACTGAGGGACTGGAAGGGGTGGAGTGCGTGAAGGATGGCGGCGGAGGTGCCGAGGTGGAGGGGGTTGGCGGAAGCGGGACGCCAGTTCCAGAGCAGGCGGCGGAAGCCCCCCTCCGGAAGTTGTTGGCGGTGGAGGAAGGCGACCAGATTCGTGATGCTGGTTTTCGTTTCCGTGCAGCCGGTGCGTTGGGCGTAGCGGTGGAGGGGACCGAGGCAGCGCGCGCTGTAGAAGGGGGAGATGCCTCCTCCCCGGCGGTTGGA encodes:
- a CDS encoding GxxExxY protein; its protein translation is MNPNLPPPPPRLSASARDLSENEIGTLILESAIEMHRQLGPGLLETVYEAVLAHELTRRGLDVQRQVPIPISYQDQSFDEGFRADLIVNQKVILELKSVEKLSAAHRKQIQTYLKLSGLKLGYLLNFGAALLKEGIVRAVNNLTEDEPRTESLSL
- a CDS encoding glycosyltransferase family 4 protein; this translates as MKPLPPSLKSVAHVLRRMTTAKWGGTETVVHQLARAYEARGIHSPVHCTSMLSQPGVEIRDTVQIHRHRYLFPWLGLSADDKQRLQLKGGSPLAPGILTDLLRQPGLSLIHTHVQLRLGGIARTAARLRRIPYVVSIHGGLLTTPAEQVEKMREPFAGKPEWGKAFGLLLGSRHVLRDAAAVICVGSDEAALMRAKWPNLRIEYIPNGVDTATFSSATPDVFLRDHPQLAGKPFLLCVSRIDFQKNQLLLVRAFAEFSRNHPHHHLVLIGPVTVEDYQHQIRQTAAELGIADRLLIIPGFSPGDPRLASAFAAAETFVLPTDHEPFGIVILEAWAAGKPVIATRVGGIPGFTTDGENIRLVPKGDATALATALGELAASTALREQLANAGRKLALETYDWSKVADRHLELYQDILSRRGAGTQRF
- a CDS encoding polysaccharide pyruvyl transferase family protein; amino-acid sequence: MNANPPSILLGGVPFGRNNVGDEAILECVVSAVRKLRPHARISASTDDPETAQRLGIRTVELFGFEPPFSRATMRREVESHDAFIWAGATGLSDYPEIPPEMLRIAQAAGKTNVVWNVGMNTELNPAKYRLRPGRKKQLLSLASRLTLGAWNGPAWWEQQAEARARSVIRDSLSRCDLVVVRDPESKIELERSGVAREIVVGADTALLQQAQPDDQLVLTEENRRLLFGPAPRFGFCVSAQREIRGRDRLIALLDRLTAELGMSLIFIPMNPLTDAALMAGLKKELRQPERATVIEGRRDPDEILAIARHLDVVAASRLHLLILSSIYHIPLIGISRGSKVDNFLAPFGLKAVGTVEECDFDAFFVEVRRLLEQKATFSAHSQSVRSQLLARLDLALTRLDAVLPR
- a CDS encoding oligosaccharide flippase family protein, whose product is MTPGSANGEPKKARTAAPEGSFSEEAVAGAPWMIGSKLILFFLYLAISILTVRGLGKEAYGVLSIGKSIVEYLFVFAALGLNAALLRFIPELTHHRNKAGLVRFLTRSALIQALAALLIGLALCFAAPFTTHVLDPRVSAILPWFALLLPALLAKDYFNDSLTALFLSKKVALLSLGQTLVWLALTLAVLHLGFGVPGILAAQALSIFAASLLAARWLIRHVSSLDWRSPPQGIGRERTFRLAIPVLLNQAFRTLMLKYTEVFFLGLFVGTTAAGVYDLGYSVPMLVITFIPLAVQTLLAAGFNQAFTRDPASLPSLIDTSYKLLMVLSVPLAAFGVFFAPRGIELVYGADMAASGPVASAFCVLHLLPLISMPLAMAITAREKTSQTLHLMILQVLLNVGLDLLLIPRFGIPGAIGAVALTFFLTIPLRIANVRRIIGPFPFPAGFLLRLALPCSLLAGLIYLAQPKPSLPTLLIQAALYIGLFLASLRFLRLVSLPDLLQLRTLLPGKAARLFDRALHLPHPA